The proteins below come from a single Agromyces flavus genomic window:
- a CDS encoding MarP family serine protease: MPWSLILDILLVLVLVGALVHGWRAGLLRSLGGLLGLIAGGIAAYLAMPWVVSFIAAPEWRAPVAIAVAVLLLVAGVALGTSIGRALRRGADAVKLGIVDRILGAIVNTMVAAFVIALVGAGVSTMGVPVVSPAVANSWVVRGIEQVTPPPARTLMAELRTAAVGEAIPWLVGVLDGPTVAPDLPTGGVDDPELSAAAASVVRVTGLAYECGGNLTGSGFVVAEDRVVTNAHVVAGVDEPIVEAPGRGPVAGRVVAFDAEKDLAVIAVDGLGVQPLGLADAPAADADVAVAGYPFGGPLELRPARVMATGPITISIDGDDSSRDVVTLAADVDHGNSGGPVLTGEGLVGGVVFAKSQTVDNVGFAVPVGTLEPLADEAPSLSERVDSGSCVG; encoded by the coding sequence ATGCCCTGGAGCCTCATCCTCGACATCCTGCTCGTGCTCGTCCTCGTCGGCGCGCTCGTGCACGGATGGCGTGCGGGACTCCTGCGCAGCCTCGGCGGGCTGCTCGGGCTCATCGCGGGCGGCATCGCCGCGTATCTCGCCATGCCCTGGGTGGTGTCGTTCATCGCCGCGCCGGAGTGGCGGGCCCCGGTCGCGATCGCCGTCGCCGTGCTCCTGCTCGTGGCGGGCGTCGCCCTCGGCACCTCGATCGGACGCGCATTGCGGCGCGGCGCCGACGCCGTGAAGCTCGGGATCGTCGACCGGATCCTCGGCGCGATCGTGAACACCATGGTGGCGGCGTTCGTCATCGCGCTCGTCGGTGCGGGCGTGTCCACGATGGGCGTGCCGGTCGTGTCGCCCGCGGTCGCGAACTCGTGGGTCGTCCGCGGCATCGAACAGGTCACCCCGCCGCCCGCGCGCACCCTCATGGCCGAGTTGCGCACCGCGGCGGTCGGCGAGGCGATCCCCTGGCTCGTCGGCGTGCTCGACGGGCCGACCGTCGCACCCGACCTGCCGACGGGCGGCGTCGACGATCCCGAACTGTCCGCCGCAGCGGCATCCGTCGTGCGGGTCACCGGCCTGGCCTACGAGTGCGGCGGAAACCTGACGGGCTCGGGCTTCGTGGTGGCCGAGGATCGGGTCGTGACCAACGCGCACGTCGTCGCCGGGGTCGACGAGCCCATCGTCGAGGCGCCCGGACGCGGCCCGGTCGCCGGTCGCGTCGTCGCGTTCGACGCCGAGAAGGACCTCGCGGTGATCGCGGTCGACGGGTTGGGCGTCCAGCCGCTCGGGCTCGCCGACGCGCCTGCGGCCGATGCCGACGTCGCGGTGGCGGGCTATCCGTTCGGCGGCCCGCTCGAGCTTCGGCCCGCCCGCGTCATGGCGACCGGGCCGATCACCATCTCGATCGACGGCGACGACTCGTCGCGCGACGTCGTCACGCTCGCGGCCGACGTCGACCACGGCAACTCGGGCGGGCCCGTGCTCACGGGCGAGGGGCTCGTCGGCGGCGTGGTGTTCGCGAAGTCGCAGACGGTCGACAACGTGGGCTTCGCCGTGCCGGTCGGCACGCTCGAGCCCCTCGCCGACGAGGCGCCCTCGCTCAGCGAGCGCGTCGACTCGGGCAGCTGCGTCGGCTGA
- a CDS encoding DedA family protein produces MTTTIAIPTATAAAESDLTGLAAWAVDVMETLGAPGAGLAIALENLFPPLPSEVILPLAGFTASQGSFTLAEVLFWTTLGSVVGALALYAVGAMLGRERTRAVAKAMPLVDVADVDRTEAWFRRHGRAAVFFGRMIPLFRSLISVPAGVTRMRLTLFLLLTTVGSAIWNTAFVLAGFALGESWHLVEPWADAFQLVVIVAAVLAVGAFVVRRVVRMREHRRRVGRGEATEGGL; encoded by the coding sequence ATGACGACGACGATCGCGATCCCGACCGCCACCGCCGCCGCCGAATCCGACCTCACCGGCCTCGCCGCGTGGGCCGTGGACGTCATGGAGACGCTCGGCGCTCCGGGCGCCGGCCTGGCGATTGCGCTCGAGAACCTGTTCCCGCCACTGCCGAGCGAGGTGATCCTGCCCCTCGCGGGCTTCACCGCCAGCCAGGGATCCTTCACGCTCGCGGAGGTGCTCTTCTGGACGACGCTCGGCTCCGTCGTCGGCGCGCTCGCGCTGTACGCCGTCGGCGCCATGCTCGGCCGCGAGCGCACGCGCGCGGTGGCGAAGGCCATGCCGCTCGTCGACGTCGCCGACGTCGACCGCACGGAGGCGTGGTTCCGCCGTCACGGCCGCGCTGCGGTGTTCTTCGGGCGGATGATTCCGCTCTTCCGGTCCCTCATCTCGGTGCCGGCCGGCGTCACGCGCATGCGCCTCACGCTGTTCCTCCTCCTGACGACCGTCGGCAGCGCCATCTGGAACACCGCGTTCGTCCTGGCGGGCTTCGCGCTCGGCGAGAGCTGGCACCTCGTCGAGCCGTGGGCCGACGCGTTCCAGCTCGTCGTCATCGTCGCCGCGGTGCTCGCCGTCGGGGCGTTCGTAGTCAGGCGCGTGGTCCGCATGCGCGAGCACCGTCGTCGCGTCGGCCGCGGCGAGGCGACCGAGGGCGGCCTCTAG